The proteins below come from a single Pseudochaenichthys georgianus chromosome 14, fPseGeo1.2, whole genome shotgun sequence genomic window:
- the rtn2b gene encoding reticulon-2b encodes MATKVVDLVYWRKLRRTGVVFTGLVMSLASLFQLSAITVISHICLGVMAVTFTLRLYYKLLELLRWNPGVHPFELSLNHDSSLTDRETVMLVEEVVLMIAFALTEIKRLIFIESVMDSIKFVLLLYLLTYVGVFTSGLTLVITAVIVVFSVPLLYKKNKMRLRRMVRAVKAFVKKIKDLFLSMYHKVRPSSAPEPAPAPAAAPAPKQKAKAK; translated from the exons ATGGCCACCAAAG TCGTTGATCTGGTGTATTGGCGGAAGTTGAGGAGGACCGGTGTGGTGTTCACAGGTCTGGTGATGAGTCTGGCCAGTCTGTTCCAGCTCAGCGCCATCACCGTGATCTCACACATCTGTCTGGGTGTCATGGCTGTCACCTTCACCCTCCGCCTCTACTACAAACTGCTGGAGCTGCTGCGCTGGAACCCCGGGGTTCACCCCTTCGA GTTGTCTCTGAACCATGACAGCTCTCTGACAGACAGGGAGACAGTGATGCTAGTGGAGGAGGTGGTCCTGATGATCGCATTTGCCCTCACAGAAATTAAACGGCTGATTTTTATTGAGAGCGTGATGGACTCCATTAAG TTCGTCCTGCTCCTGTATCTGCTGACTTATGTTGGGGTCTTTACCAGTGGCCTGACTCTGGTGATAACTG CCGTGATCGTTGTTTTCTCCGTTCCTCTGTTGTACAAAAAGAACAAG ATGCGTTTAAGGAGGATGGTTAGAGCGGTCAAAGCTTTTGTAAAGAAAATCAAAGACCT TTTCCTCAGTATGTATCACAAGGTGAGACCCTCTTCTGCTCCTGAACCTGCACCTGCCCCTGCAGCTGCACCGGCTCCCAAACAGAAAGCCAAGGCAAAGTAA